The genomic stretch TCTGGATCAAATCAAATCCCTCGGTTTCAATATTCCGCTCCGGCACATGGCCAACAGCAGCGCCGTCTTCCGCCTGCCCGCGGCGCGTTTTGACCTGGTGCGGCCCGGCCGGGCAATCTACGGTTACCGCGGCCGGCCGGTAAAAGGCGCGGATGAACTTGTCCCGGCCATGCGGATTGAGGCGCCGCTGGTGCTCGTCAAATGGGTAAAAAAAGGGACCGCCTGCGGTTACGGACACACCTTCCGGTTCAAACGCCGGACGCGCATCGGCCTGCTGCCGCTCGGTTATGCGGATGGTTATTCGCGGCAATGGTCAAACAAGGGCATGGTTGGTTTTCGCGGCAAACTGGCGCCGGTCATCGGCCGGGTCAGCATGGATTTGACGATTGTTGATTTAACCGATATGCAGGAAGCCGTCACCGGTTCTTCCGTCTGCGTTGTCAGCAACCGGCGCGAGGATCCGCATTCCATGGAATCCATGGCCGGGCGCCTCGGCACAATCCCCCACGAAATCGGGTGCGGTTTCGGCCGGCGCATTCAACGCGTCCCGGCGGCATGAAAAATTCCATTGTCAAATCATCATTTTATAGTAATTTCCCTTTTCAAAAGAACCGGAACACATCCATCAACAGCACGGGAGACGGAGAAAGAGAATGAAGCCAGAAGTCCTGGTCCGTTGGACTTTGGAAAATGCGGCCGACCTTTACGGCATCACGAACTGGGGGATCGGCTATTTTGACATTTCCGAAAAAGGCGAGGTAATTGTCCGGCCCGGCGGCCACAACAGCCCGCTTGCCATCAGCATTATGGACCTTATCGCCGGCTTGAAAGCGCGCGGGCATAACATGCCGGTTCTGCTGCGGTTTGCGGATATCCTTTCCTCGCGCATTGCCCAGCTTTATGAATGTTTTAACAATGCCATCCGCGATTATAATTACAAGGGGAGCTACCGCGGGGTATACCCCATAAAAGTCAACCAGCAAAAACAGGTTGTCGCCGAAATCGTGGAATTCGGGCGGCCTTTTCACCACGGTCTGGAGGCGGGCAGCAAGGCGGAACTGATGTCGGCAATTGCTTTTACGGACGACCCGGAGGCCCTGATCATCTGTAACGGCTACAAAGACGAGGAATTTATTGATCTGGCCCTGAATTCCCTCAAAATGGGGCAGCAGACGATTATTGTGATTGAGCGGCAGGATGAATTGCCCGTTATCCTGGAACGCGCCGCGCGCAAGGGCATCAAACCGCGCCTCGGCGTGCGCATAAAACTCTCCAGCCGCGCGGGCGGGCACTGGGATGGCTCCGGCGGCGACCGCAGCATGTTCGGCATCAACGCGGTTCAGATCATTGAAATAATTGACCGCCTCCGCAAGGAGAACATGCTGGACTGCCTGCAGTTGTTCCATTACCACCTCGGCTCGCAAATATCCAATATCCGAAATATCCGCTCCGCGCTGCGGGAAGCATGCCGCCTTTACGCCGAAATGGTAAAGGAAGGCGCCGCCATGGGAATGCTCAACATCGGCGGCGGACTGGCGGTGGATTACGACGGCTCGCACACCAATTTTGCCAGCAGCCGCAATTACACCGAACAGGAATACGCGGCCGACGTGGTGGAGGCGATCATGAACGTCGCCAGCGAAACGGGGATACCGCACCCGGATATTATCAGCGAATCCGGGCGGGCGCTTGTGGCCCACCATTCGGTGCTGGTTTTCAACGTTCTGGGTTCAAGCAAATTTGAACCGCCCGGGAGCGTGGAACAGATTCCCGATAATTTCAACAACATGCTGAACAACCTGCTCGACGTGCGCAACTCGCTTTCCACCAAAAATCTGCAGGAATGCTACCACGACGCCGTCTATTACCGCGACGAAATCCGCTCCCTCTTTGAACACGGCAATCTCACGCTCCGCGAAAGGGCCTTTGCCGAAAATATTTTCTGGGACATAATCTGTAAAATCGCGTCAGAAAGCAAAGAGCGCAAGTATGTTCCGGAAGAATTGCAGGGACTGGAAACGGCCGTCGCCGACCTTTACTACTGTAATTTCAGCGTCTTCCAATCCCTCCCCGATTCCTGGGCCATAGACCAGCTCTTCCCGGTAATACCAATTCACCGCTTGCATGAAATGCCTTGCAGACAGGCCATTCTGGCCGATATTACCTGCGATTCGGACGGAAAAATTGACCGGTTTATTGATCTGCATGACGTCAAATCCACCTTGCCGGTGCACGATCTGCGCGGGGAAGATTATTACCTCGGCGTTTTTCTGGTGGGCGCCTACCAGGAAACACTGGGAGACCTTCATAACCTGATGGGCGACACCAATGTTCTGCATGTGCGCGTGGGGAAAGACGGCCGCGTTGAATACGCCCACGAAATCGCGGGCGACACGGTCGCGGATGTGCTTTCTTATGTGGAATATGACCCGCGCGATATGATTGAAAACGTCAGGGCCATCGCGGAAAAGGCGGTGCGCGCCAACCGCATCACCCCCGAGGACCGCCGCGAGATCATGTCGGCCTATGAAGACGGCATGCGCGGCTACACCTATTTTGAAAATTAACCTGTTCCCTTAAAAAATGAAAAAGCATTTCCTTGAATTTGATCCGGACGGCACGCGCAACCCGCGCGCCCCTTTCGCCGTCCTCCCGATCCCGTTTGAACGTTCCGTCAGTTTCGGCCGCGGCACGGGCAAAGCGCCGGCCGCCATTCTGAACGCCAGCACGCAAATGGAAATGTTTGACGAGGAATTCTTCTGCCCGCAGGGACTGAAAGTCCAGACCCTGCCGGCCATAAAATGCCGCGGCGCCGGCGCCGCCGAAGTTTTTGCCCGCATCCGCCGCGCGGCCGAACCGGTCCTGCGATCAGGCCGATTCCTGATGTCGTTCGGCGGGGAACACACGGTTACCGTGCCGCTTGCGGCGGCGGCAAAAACCGCCCATGGCGATATCTGCGTGCTCAACCTGGACTCCCACCTTGATCTGCGCGACAGCTTCCGCGGCAACCGTCTCTCCCATGCCTGCGTTTTCCGGCGCGTTATGGAAACAGGCGTGCCGGTCGTGCATGCGGGCATCCGCAGCCTCTGCCGCGAAGAATATGACCTCATCCAACGGCGGCGCCTGAAAATCCACTGGGCGCGCGAGATCATCGCCGAAAAAAATGACAAATGGATGGACCGGCTCGCGGCGGCCTTGGAAAAAAAGGTTTATCTGTCAATTGATGCCGACGTGCTGGATCCCTCCGTCATGCCCGGCACGGGCACGCCGGAACCGGGCGGATTAGCGTGGTGGACGCTCCTGCGGCTCCTGCGGCGCATCTGCCAGAAACGGACCATCATCGCCGCGGACATTGTGGAGGTCGTCCCCCTCGCCGGAACCCCC from Kiritimatiellia bacterium encodes the following:
- the speA gene encoding biosynthetic arginine decarboxylase; this encodes MKPEVLVRWTLENAADLYGITNWGIGYFDISEKGEVIVRPGGHNSPLAISIMDLIAGLKARGHNMPVLLRFADILSSRIAQLYECFNNAIRDYNYKGSYRGVYPIKVNQQKQVVAEIVEFGRPFHHGLEAGSKAELMSAIAFTDDPEALIICNGYKDEEFIDLALNSLKMGQQTIIVIERQDELPVILERAARKGIKPRLGVRIKLSSRAGGHWDGSGGDRSMFGINAVQIIEIIDRLRKENMLDCLQLFHYHLGSQISNIRNIRSALREACRLYAEMVKEGAAMGMLNIGGGLAVDYDGSHTNFASSRNYTEQEYAADVVEAIMNVASETGIPHPDIISESGRALVAHHSVLVFNVLGSSKFEPPGSVEQIPDNFNNMLNNLLDVRNSLSTKNLQECYHDAVYYRDEIRSLFEHGNLTLRERAFAENIFWDIICKIASESKERKYVPEELQGLETAVADLYYCNFSVFQSLPDSWAIDQLFPVIPIHRLHEMPCRQAILADITCDSDGKIDRFIDLHDVKSTLPVHDLRGEDYYLGVFLVGAYQETLGDLHNLMGDTNVLHVRVGKDGRVEYAHEIAGDTVADVLSYVEYDPRDMIENVRAIAEKAVRANRITPEDRREIMSAYEDGMRGYTYFEN
- the speB gene encoding agmatinase, whose product is MKKHFLEFDPDGTRNPRAPFAVLPIPFERSVSFGRGTGKAPAAILNASTQMEMFDEEFFCPQGLKVQTLPAIKCRGAGAAEVFARIRRAAEPVLRSGRFLMSFGGEHTVTVPLAAAAKTAHGDICVLNLDSHLDLRDSFRGNRLSHACVFRRVMETGVPVVHAGIRSLCREEYDLIQRRRLKIHWAREIIAEKNDKWMDRLAAALEKKVYLSIDADVLDPSVMPGTGTPEPGGLAWWTLLRLLRRICQKRTIIAADIVEVVPLAGTPLCEYTAAKLALKLMTYVSKSAIVKSA